The sequence GTTTCGGCAACGACCAGTTCCATCGTATCCGGCGCATCGACGGAGATCGCCTGGCCGTTGTGGAAAACGATCTCCACGTTGGTACCGTCTTTGAGCCACTTCATCGCCTCTTCGCACTGCTCATACAGCAGGCCGAGCTGCTCGTAACTTTCGTTGTCCATGAACTGGAGCATTTCGCCGTCATCGTAAAGGTACTGCATCGTTTTGTGTGCCATGTTCGGCACTTCGAACTTGTCACCGGCGTGGACCGTTTTCTCGATCACTTTCCCGTTGAGGAAACTCTTCACTTTCATACGGACGAACGCCGCGCCCTTACCCGGTTTGACGTGTTGGAATTCCACCACTTTGTAAGGAACGCCCGCGATTTCGAGGCGCACGTTTTTCTTGATGTCACCCATTCCGATTGTTGCCATCATATACCCTTAGATTATAATTTTCGGGATTTTACACTATTTTCGCTAAAAAGCGGCGCGAGTCACTTGTACCAGTGACGGCGGATACGCTGTCCCGCCTCATACTCATCCACCAAAACACGCGGCGGGGTTCCGCGGGAGAGGGAGACGATGATATTGCGCTGTCCGTCGACAATGAGCATCTCGCCGTGTTCCATCGTCGTATAGTCGCCGCGGCTGACGTGGTCGTAGACGATGCTGAGGATATGATCGTACTTGGGGAGGGTAAAGCCTTTGATTTCAAGGCCGTCCACGAAGTGCTGGTAGAGCAACCGTTTTGCGAGCTGCAGCGTCGCGAAGAAGGTTGCCGTGCTGCGCAGTGACGGGGTTGTTACCAGGGGGCGCTGCAGATCGCCCAGGGGGTTGATCATGTCGCTTTTGGCGCAGGCCATGCCGACCATCGCGGCGAAGTGGGCTTCGCGGCTGCCGGCATAGTAGGCCGACAGTCCCGATTTACATGCCTGCAGGTAGTCACCGTCGCGGTAGAGGGCGAGCACCTGCTTCGTATCGGCGCCATAGCCTGAGAGCGTCAGGAGCGCCAGGAGTGTCATTAAGGGGATAATTCGCTTCATGGGGGGAATTATAGCACTTCTCCCAGCCGTGCAAAAAACAGCGATCTCCCCGCCGCAGGGCGCACCTTCAAGCAAGTTTTGCTAAAATCGTTCCCCATGCAGATAACGATCGATGAATACGCCAACCGCTTCAAAATGTCCAAAGAGATGATCCGCGCCAAACTGCGTGCGGGCAGACTGCCGCACACCGTCGTCGACGGCACGACCTACATCTCCGTCGAGGCTGCCGCCTCGGCTGCCCCGGCAGCGGCCGCACCCCAGCGCACAACCGCCGGTGCCGTCATTATGATGTACCAGAAGGAGAATGCGGAGCTCAAGCGTAAAATCGGCGAACTCGAAGCGAAGATCGACCGCCTTATCGGCGACAAGGAGCAGATGCTGCGCGAAGAGCGCGACCGTATCGAAGGGATCTACGTCTCCCGGGACGAACAGCTCAAATCCTTTCTCGAGCTGGTCAATGCCAAACTTGTCCAGGAAGGGTTTAAACTCGCCGCACAGAGCAGTGCACCCGATACGGTCGACACCCCCTCCTACGCCGACCACACGGCAGAACCACCGGCACCGCTCCCGGAGCAGATCGAGCTTTTCAGTTACCTCGAGGCCAAGCACTTCTCCTCTTCGGAAAAAAAGACGGTCAGGAAACGCTTCGCCAAAGCGTACGGGAATGACGTCCGCGTCATCCAGCAAAACGGCGAATTCATCCTCGACTTCTCCAAGTACGACTACAGTGACCTTCTGGCGCGCTGAGCGCGCCACCTAGACCCCCTCCCCCCCAAACCAGCGCTTCATCGCTATATAATCAACCCGCCGAAGCCCTCTGCTCAAAGAGAATTTATATACAGTATACCGTATATAATATCAATTATTTTTCATTTAAAATACTATTTTTGTATAATGAATACTGTTTTATTCTATAAATACACTATAAATGTATTTTATATACGGTTTTTTGCTTTGTTTAAGAATCCTTCTTCTACAATGGAGCAATGGAACTCTCCGATCTTTTCAATATTCTGCACAACGCGGTGGAAGCCCAGAGCAACGGCAAGAAGATCACCCAGAAAGAGATGGCGTCGCTGCTCGGGGTTTCCATGCGAACCTATCAGGACTGGCGCCTGGGAAACGCGAAGCCGCAGGCGGCCAAAGCGGTCATGCAGATGCTGGGGAGGCTCGAAGACGACGACATCATCAGGGTCGTCCGGAAAATCAACCGAATGGAGGAAGCGTCATGACGACATTGACACAAAAAGAACGCGAAGATCTGCAGTCCGTTTTCAATTCGATCTCCGAACAGGAACCGTCCCGGGCCGCCAAAGTGCTCCATATGAAGAATATTATTTTTCTTTATATACAGTCCCGCCTCCATCTTCTGCTAAAAAAACGGGTTTCCTACCAGAAATAGGCACTTTCGGGGTGCAAATCCCCCCAATTCCCCCCAAAATCAATCACTTGAAGATAAATTTAAGCAAACAGACTATAAAGTAACCGTCAGAACAGCTTTGAGAGCGCCAATCCCCTAAATTGCGTGCTCCAAGAGGTGTTATATTTCAATGACTTGGAGCGTTTTATGAACAAAGCACAGTTTGTCGAACTGGTTCAGAAGCACGGTGACTACAAAACAAAAGCAGAAGCAGAAGCTGCAATCAAAGCCTTTACAGATGCGGTAACAGATGCACTCGTAGCGAAAGAAGATGTCACACTTGTTGGCTTCGGTAGCTTTACATCTGCCCTGCAAAAAGGCAAAAGCGGTACAGTACCGGGTACGGACAAGAGCTATACTACAGCGGACAAAATGGTTCCGAAGTTCAAAGCAGGAAAAGGTCTCAAAGACCGCGTTGCCGAAGGCAAATAACTCCTCACCCTGGCCGCCGTCCGCGGCCGCTTTTCCCCACACCACCATTAACTTCTGCGTCTAATCCTTCCATGCCTGATTTCAGACAGGATTCTTCTGGCACACTCATGCCTATAAACATTTATGCAAAGGCATCTAATGGAAAAAGTGACCAAAACCGAACAGGAGTGGCGTGCGCAGCTCTCGCCCGAAGCCTACCACGTCTGCCGCGAGCACGGTACGGAAGCCCCCTTCAGCGGGAAGTTCTATCAGCACAAGGGCGACGGGGTCTACCGCTGCGTCTGCTGTGATGCGCCGCTGTTTACGTCGGACACGAAGTTCGATTCTGGGACAGGGTGGCCGAGCTACTTCGAGCCCTACAGTGATGAGGCGCTGGTGGAGATCAAAGATACGAGTTTCGGGATGGTGAGAATAGAAGTACGGTGTGCGCGCTGCGACGCCCACCTGGGGCATGTCTTTCCCGACGGTCCGGAACCGACGGGGCTGCGCTACTGCATCAACTCCGTCTGCCTGACCTTCGACGA is a genomic window of Sulfurimonas sp. HSL1-2 containing:
- the efp gene encoding elongation factor P, which gives rise to MATIGMGDIKKNVRLEIAGVPYKVVEFQHVKPGKGAAFVRMKVKSFLNGKVIEKTVHAGDKFEVPNMAHKTMQYLYDDGEMLQFMDNESYEQLGLLYEQCEEAMKWLKDGTNVEIVFHNGQAISVDAPDTMELVVAETPPNFKGDTSSGSKKPATLETGAVVQVPYHVLEGDTIKVNTVDGEYIEKVK
- the msrB gene encoding peptide-methionine (R)-S-oxide reductase MsrB, whose protein sequence is MEKVTKTEQEWRAQLSPEAYHVCREHGTEAPFSGKFYQHKGDGVYRCVCCDAPLFTSDTKFDSGTGWPSYFEPYSDEALVEIKDTSFGMVRIEVRCARCDAHLGHVFPDGPEPTGLRYCINSVCLTFDEA
- a CDS encoding helix-turn-helix transcriptional regulator, with the protein product MELSDLFNILHNAVEAQSNGKKITQKEMASLLGVSMRTYQDWRLGNAKPQAAKAVMQMLGRLEDDDIIRVVRKINRMEEAS
- a CDS encoding HU family DNA-binding protein codes for the protein MNKAQFVELVQKHGDYKTKAEAEAAIKAFTDAVTDALVAKEDVTLVGFGSFTSALQKGKSGTVPGTDKSYTTADKMVPKFKAGKGLKDRVAEGK